A portion of the Deltaproteobacteria bacterium genome contains these proteins:
- a CDS encoding phosphoenolpyruvate mutase yields MPISTAAATLRALLRRPGPALVLGAHDALSAKLAEEAGFDAIWASGFGISAVSALPDANILTMSETLDAVQRMVEAVHIPVIADCDNGFGNAINVMRTVAQYERAGVAGLCIEDNIFPKRCSFYAGVRRELVPTDEHARKIQAAKAARNDPDFVVIARTEAFIAGWGTQEALTRARAYAEAGADAVLVHSKSSTFDELKDFTDAWDSACPLVAVPTTYAGITANDLAAAGFKLVIFANQALRAAVKAMRESLAVLKAEARPAAVDNRIATLPEIYELVGVPELQTNEKKFLLPGGHEVTAVIIAAGFEENLLPLIEDRPKAMLEIKGKTILERQIQALNECGVKDVAVVRGYRKEQINLPNIRYYDNDRFRDTGELASLFLAEQEMAGRFLFLYSDIIFDPAILEKLLKSEADINVVVDRAWGDQPHSQEELHVRKPDLVITHQPPQKDYRFLPTTEGTTLAKIGRTLNANEADGEFIGLAMFSEDGARLLRTVHQQSRQRSQTRKFHEADSLERAAFTDILQEIINCGGKVACVDTYKGWLEIDTFEDYRRAWAKVK; encoded by the coding sequence ATGCCAATATCTACAGCTGCTGCAACTTTACGAGCGCTGTTACGCAGGCCGGGCCCAGCGTTGGTCCTTGGTGCCCATGATGCATTATCAGCGAAACTTGCGGAAGAAGCCGGGTTTGATGCGATCTGGGCTAGCGGTTTCGGAATTTCAGCCGTCAGTGCCCTCCCTGACGCCAATATCCTCACAATGAGTGAAACGCTGGATGCCGTGCAGCGTATGGTTGAAGCCGTGCATATCCCTGTCATCGCCGATTGTGACAACGGCTTCGGAAACGCAATCAATGTTATGCGCACGGTCGCGCAATATGAACGCGCTGGTGTCGCCGGGCTCTGCATCGAAGATAATATCTTCCCGAAGCGTTGTAGTTTTTATGCCGGCGTGCGACGCGAACTCGTTCCAACGGACGAACACGCGCGCAAAATTCAAGCCGCGAAAGCGGCACGGAACGATCCTGACTTTGTTGTCATCGCACGCACGGAAGCCTTCATTGCTGGCTGGGGAACACAGGAAGCGCTGACTCGTGCCCGTGCCTACGCGGAGGCTGGGGCGGATGCGGTTCTCGTCCATTCAAAATCCTCAACGTTCGACGAATTGAAGGATTTTACTGATGCATGGGATAGCGCATGCCCACTTGTCGCAGTTCCAACCACCTACGCTGGCATCACTGCCAATGATCTCGCTGCAGCAGGGTTCAAGCTTGTCATCTTCGCTAACCAAGCGTTGCGAGCTGCGGTGAAAGCGATGCGGGAATCACTTGCAGTGCTAAAAGCGGAAGCTCGCCCTGCCGCTGTCGATAATCGCATTGCGACGCTCCCTGAAATCTACGAACTGGTTGGTGTCCCTGAGTTACAAACGAACGAGAAGAAATTCCTGCTCCCCGGTGGCCATGAGGTCACTGCCGTCATTATTGCGGCGGGCTTTGAAGAGAACTTGCTACCGTTGATTGAAGATCGCCCCAAGGCGATGCTGGAGATCAAAGGTAAGACCATTCTCGAACGACAAATTCAAGCACTCAATGAATGTGGCGTAAAGGATGTTGCCGTAGTCCGTGGCTACCGTAAGGAACAGATCAACCTTCCCAATATTCGCTACTACGACAATGATCGGTTTCGTGACACCGGCGAGCTCGCCTCACTCTTTCTCGCAGAACAGGAAATGGCAGGACGTTTCCTGTTCCTGTACTCAGACATCATCTTCGACCCTGCCATTCTCGAAAAGCTCTTGAAGTCTGAAGCCGATATTAACGTTGTTGTTGACCGCGCGTGGGGGGATCAGCCTCACTCCCAGGAAGAACTGCATGTGAGGAAGCCAGACCTGGTGATCACACACCAGCCGCCACAAAAAGATTATCGTTTCTTACCGACGACGGAAGGAACAACGCTGGCAAAGATCGGTCGTACCCTCAATGCCAATGAAGCTGACGGAGAATTCATCGGCCTGGCAATGTTCTCCGAAGACGGTGCGCGTTTGCTGCGCACCGTCCATCAGCAGTCACGCCAACGGTCCCAGACGCGGAAGTTCCACGAGGCAGACTCGTTAGAGCGCGCGGCATTCACCGACATTCTACAAGAGATTATCAACTGCGGCGGAAAGGTTGCTTGCGTAGACACGTATAAAGGCTGGTTGGAAATCGATACGTTCGAGGACTACCGCCGGGCGTGGGCGAAGGTGAAATAG
- a CDS encoding terpene cyclase/mutase family protein, translating into MHFEHIDQLLKSEYAFFLREKNNWSLTASPQDLELVAHALRVLLHAKTTPDFLPDYLALVDYQNTDGGWSPFSADNESTVWVSAFCGLMLIRGNRLLKNEQISKSVQRAIDYFLDTQKADGHWVDPRWADLDTTSHPVSFFNVVLGLQEPYRRADVLRSWERGGRFIIDNQSADGGWYDDDFHPSGVEITAHLIQDAVVADLVIDRRLSGAQESCAKGATKLYEWQAQDGSWDGENVDHTMDCTRSLMVVTRILNDPRAEEVIIRGLQWIFTHKNEHGWGDFPGEETNLERTCDGLDTLLKYKAYQGNDRQEVIRLWGYIP; encoded by the coding sequence ATGCACTTTGAACACATCGACCAACTGCTTAAAAGTGAGTACGCCTTCTTCTTACGAGAGAAAAATAACTGGAGCCTCACCGCTAGCCCGCAGGACCTTGAACTCGTAGCGCATGCACTACGAGTTCTCCTGCACGCGAAGACAACACCGGATTTTTTGCCTGATTATCTCGCTCTCGTCGATTACCAAAATACTGATGGCGGTTGGAGTCCGTTCTCTGCTGACAATGAAAGTACCGTATGGGTTTCTGCGTTTTGCGGACTCATGCTCATTCGCGGCAATCGGTTACTGAAAAACGAGCAGATCAGTAAGTCCGTGCAGCGTGCGATCGATTACTTCCTCGACACGCAAAAAGCCGATGGTCATTGGGTCGATCCACGCTGGGCTGACCTCGATACCACTAGCCACCCTGTGAGTTTCTTTAATGTTGTGCTCGGATTACAGGAACCGTATCGCCGAGCCGATGTCCTGCGTTCGTGGGAACGAGGTGGTCGCTTCATCATTGATAATCAGAGCGCTGACGGTGGCTGGTACGACGACGATTTTCATCCCTCAGGGGTCGAAATTACCGCTCACTTAATTCAAGACGCGGTGGTGGCAGATCTGGTCATTGACCGCCGCCTCAGTGGAGCGCAAGAATCCTGCGCCAAAGGTGCGACCAAGCTCTATGAATGGCAAGCTCAGGACGGCTCATGGGATGGCGAGAATGTTGATCACACCATGGACTGTACCCGCTCCCTGATGGTTGTCACCCGCATTCTTAACGATCCTCGTGCAGAAGAGGTCATCATACGCGGCCTGCAATGGATCTTCACGCATAAGAATGAACATGGTTGGGGCGACTTTCCTGGTGAAGAAACCAACCTTGAACGCACCTGTGATGGCCTCGATACGTTACTGAAGTATAAGGCGTATCAAGGCAACGATCGCCAAGAGGTCATACGGTTATGGGGATACATTCCGTAA
- a CDS encoding Rieske (2Fe-2S) protein: MPEQWLEACPVDELPPGSRKLVKLNGIEIALFNINGTVFAIKNRCPHRSGPLIRGFTDDAGGVKCPMHGWRFDLRDGSSERPAQATVYSVKMENNLLYLSL, encoded by the coding sequence ATGCCCGAACAATGGCTCGAAGCCTGTCCTGTCGATGAGCTGCCGCCCGGTAGCCGCAAACTCGTTAAGCTCAACGGTATCGAGATCGCTCTTTTTAATATCAACGGTACGGTGTTCGCCATCAAGAATCGCTGTCCACACCGTAGTGGTCCGCTGATTCGCGGTTTTACCGATGATGCTGGTGGAGTCAAATGTCCAATGCATGGCTGGCGTTTCGACCTCCGCGACGGAAGCAGCGAGCGTCCAGCCCAGGCAACCGTTTATTCCGTCAAGATGGAAAATAACCTGCTGTACCTCTCGCTCTAA
- a CDS encoding sigma-70 family RNA polymerase sigma factor encodes MRNRASFEQEALPHIEALLRTAARMSGDRSRAEDAVQETYLRAWRSFRTYQPETNCRAWLFRILLNVLKKAAGKKRHDPLTEAEDVENVSGKVIPLFPLSESGDRHDLLAAMNHLAPEFRDVLWLVIVEGFAYKETAQILDIPIGTVMSRLFRARRELRRFLTPSTSAKGGERSSGHGM; translated from the coding sequence ATGCGGAACCGAGCATCGTTTGAACAGGAGGCTCTTCCCCATATCGAGGCTTTGTTGCGTACCGCAGCACGGATGAGCGGCGATCGCAGCCGAGCTGAAGATGCCGTGCAGGAAACATATCTGCGCGCTTGGCGGTCGTTTCGCACCTATCAGCCGGAAACGAACTGTCGGGCCTGGTTGTTTAGAATCCTCCTGAATGTGTTGAAGAAAGCGGCAGGGAAAAAGCGACACGATCCCCTCACCGAGGCAGAAGACGTAGAAAACGTCTCGGGAAAAGTGATCCCTTTATTCCCACTCAGCGAAAGTGGCGACCGCCATGATCTTCTGGCTGCGATGAACCACCTAGCACCAGAGTTTCGCGATGTGTTGTGGCTCGTAATCGTCGAGGGGTTTGCCTATAAAGAAACGGCTCAGATTCTCGATATCCCCATAGGAACGGTGATGTCGCGACTGTTTCGCGCACGACGGGAGTTACGTCGGTTTTTGACTCCTTCAACCTCCGCAAAAGGGGGAGAAAGATCTTCTGGCCATGGAATGTAA
- a CDS encoding glutamate--cysteine ligase: protein MSQYVESPEAAQVVENRSQLIDYFYQAGKPREAWRLGTEYEMVGVSRRSGRAARYSSQRGIERVLFRLADTLGWEPVEEEGHVIALRGERANISLEPGAQLELSGEQCETIHCANIELQKHFKHLLPIADELDLAFLNLGMQPVSPLNDIQWIPKTRYRFMAPYMEQVGTLGHRMMKQTASIQVNFDFSTEADAMMKFRAGMGLVPILTAMFANSPISDGSLNGFLTMRGHVWTDTDRRRSGLLPFAFSERASFEDYAEYALNVPMYFIVRHGRWIDMTGIRFRDFLTDGHNGDRATMEDWTQHLTTLFPEVRIKKYLEIRCIDQQPADLMLAVPALCKGIFYENDCLLAAWDLVKKWDWEERVEAYFASHRQALGVRVRGITLLDYAKELLAIAWSGLERHNQCNTKGENETIYLERLREELAKGQCPAYGVIEKWMGEWNYDIKRLIEGTAYRVSEEEK, encoded by the coding sequence ATGTCGCAATATGTCGAAAGCCCGGAAGCGGCACAGGTTGTTGAAAACCGCTCCCAGTTAATTGATTATTTCTATCAAGCAGGAAAGCCTCGCGAAGCGTGGCGACTCGGCACTGAGTACGAGATGGTTGGTGTGTCTCGTCGTAGTGGTCGAGCAGCGCGGTACTCCAGTCAACGCGGTATCGAGCGTGTGCTGTTTCGTCTTGCCGATACCTTGGGTTGGGAACCTGTCGAAGAAGAAGGACATGTCATCGCCTTGCGTGGTGAACGGGCCAATATCTCCCTGGAACCCGGAGCACAACTCGAACTGTCTGGCGAGCAATGCGAAACGATCCATTGTGCCAACATCGAGTTACAGAAGCATTTCAAACATCTCTTGCCCATCGCCGATGAACTCGATTTAGCTTTTCTCAACCTTGGCATGCAGCCAGTGAGTCCGCTTAATGACATCCAGTGGATTCCTAAAACGCGTTACCGTTTCATGGCACCGTACATGGAACAGGTCGGGACCCTCGGTCATCGCATGATGAAGCAGACGGCATCAATTCAAGTGAACTTCGACTTTAGCACCGAAGCCGACGCGATGATGAAATTCCGCGCAGGGATGGGTCTGGTTCCGATTCTTACGGCCATGTTCGCCAATTCGCCAATCTCAGACGGCAGCCTCAACGGTTTTCTCACCATGCGTGGCCATGTATGGACCGATACCGATCGCCGTCGCTCTGGGCTTTTGCCATTTGCGTTTTCTGAGCGAGCAAGCTTTGAAGACTATGCGGAATACGCGCTGAATGTCCCGATGTACTTCATCGTGCGTCATGGTCGCTGGATTGATATGACCGGTATTCGTTTCCGTGATTTTCTCACCGACGGTCACAACGGTGACCGCGCCACGATGGAAGACTGGACCCAGCATCTGACGACACTCTTCCCGGAAGTTCGCATTAAGAAGTATCTCGAAATTCGCTGTATCGACCAACAGCCCGCCGACCTGATGTTGGCAGTTCCAGCCTTATGTAAAGGCATTTTTTACGAAAACGATTGCCTGCTGGCTGCTTGGGATTTGGTCAAGAAATGGGACTGGGAAGAGCGTGTGGAAGCATACTTTGCTTCACACCGCCAAGCGCTTGGTGTCCGTGTCCGTGGCATCACCCTTTTAGATTATGCCAAAGAGTTACTTGCAATCGCCTGGTCTGGACTCGAACGTCACAATCAGTGCAACACCAAAGGCGAGAATGAAACCATTTACCTTGAACGTCTGCGCGAAGAGCTAGCCAAAGGGCAGTGTCCGGCTTACGGTGTCATCGAAAAATGGATGGGGGAGTGGAACTACGACATTAAGCGACTTATTGAAGGTACCGCATATCGGGTATCGGAAGAGGAAAAGTAA
- a CDS encoding NAD(P)/FAD-dependent oxidoreductase, producing MSNVVIIGGGFGGLYAAHTLKDAPVQITLIDRRNFHLFQPLLYQVATGWLSPADIASPLRAVLKRQSNVKVLLAEATDIDVTNRRVVLTDGEVQYNTLIVATGARHHYFGNAQWEQFAPGLKTIEDATEIRRRILFAFEAAERESDPEQVRSWLTFAIVGGGPTGVELAGTLGELTKDTLRHDFRHINPAESRILLVEGTDRILPAYPAELSAKATEALARLGVTVLTGATVTNIQPDVVVIRRNEQTENIPTRAVVWAAGVQASPLGRILATATGVELDRAGRVMVVPDLSVPGHPNIFVIGDLAHYRNPQGQPLPGVAPVAMQQGHYVAEAIQHRLRGQTPPPFRYHDRGSMAIVGRAEAVADINGWRFSGLLAWLAWLFIHLIHLVEFENRILVLIQWAWNYFTRNRSARLITGEPSSQSSEKT from the coding sequence ATGTCGAACGTTGTGATCATTGGTGGCGGGTTCGGCGGTCTGTACGCTGCTCACACGTTGAAAGACGCTCCTGTCCAAATCACGTTGATTGATCGTCGTAATTTCCATCTTTTCCAACCGCTACTCTATCAAGTCGCGACGGGATGGCTTTCTCCTGCAGACATCGCCTCTCCATTGCGAGCGGTGCTCAAACGTCAGAGTAATGTTAAGGTGCTGTTGGCAGAAGCCACCGACATCGACGTTACCAATCGTCGCGTTGTCCTCACTGATGGAGAGGTACAGTACAACACCCTTATTGTCGCGACTGGTGCACGACATCATTATTTTGGCAATGCACAATGGGAACAATTCGCCCCGGGCCTCAAGACGATTGAAGACGCTACCGAGATCCGACGCCGCATCTTGTTCGCTTTCGAAGCAGCCGAGCGTGAGTCTGATCCTGAACAAGTGCGGAGCTGGCTGACGTTTGCGATTGTTGGCGGCGGCCCGACCGGTGTGGAGTTAGCAGGGACCTTAGGGGAACTCACCAAAGACACGCTCCGACATGACTTCCGTCATATCAATCCAGCCGAGTCTCGTATTTTATTGGTGGAAGGAACTGACCGCATTCTTCCGGCGTATCCAGCTGAACTCTCTGCGAAAGCAACAGAAGCCCTGGCTCGATTAGGCGTCACGGTTCTCACCGGCGCGACCGTAACCAACATTCAACCAGATGTCGTTGTCATCCGCAGAAATGAGCAAACCGAGAATATTCCGACGCGCGCGGTAGTGTGGGCGGCAGGAGTGCAAGCATCTCCTCTTGGTCGTATTCTTGCTACGGCAACCGGCGTCGAGCTTGATCGTGCTGGTCGTGTCATGGTGGTACCAGATCTCAGTGTCCCTGGACATCCCAACATCTTTGTCATCGGCGACCTCGCGCACTACCGCAACCCACAGGGACAACCACTTCCTGGGGTTGCTCCTGTGGCGATGCAACAGGGACACTATGTCGCTGAGGCGATTCAGCACCGTTTACGTGGGCAAACGCCACCACCATTCCGCTATCACGATCGCGGTAGCATGGCGATTGTAGGGCGAGCCGAGGCCGTAGCTGATATTAACGGCTGGCGTTTTTCCGGCTTGCTTGCGTGGCTGGCCTGGCTCTTTATTCATCTGATCCATCTCGTCGAGTTTGAGAATCGCATCCTCGTGCTTATCCAGTGGGCATGGAATTATTTCACTCGCAACCGTAGCGCGCGATTGATCACTGGAGAACCTTCATCACAGTCCTCGGAGAAAACGTAG
- a CDS encoding alpha/beta hydrolase, translating to MKQRNFRMIETNGVRLRTVVEGEGPLVILLHGFPQCWYLWRHQIDPLVEAGFQVAVPDQRGYGGSDRPPAISDYNIRTLAADVAGIAPALGHKQFIVIGHDWGCVAAWNTALLHQDTCRAVMGLSVPFWRMSATTVNPPDMDDRFWYIRYFQQPGIAEAEIERDLERSLLSIYYTISADAPPASFMKQLEHPRTSGVLDAMLTPKQLPSWLSREDLDYYVE from the coding sequence ATGAAGCAACGCAACTTTCGCATGATTGAAACTAATGGAGTTCGCCTACGTACGGTAGTTGAAGGGGAAGGCCCACTGGTGATTTTGCTGCATGGATTTCCGCAGTGCTGGTATCTGTGGCGACATCAAATCGATCCGCTGGTGGAAGCAGGGTTTCAAGTCGCAGTGCCCGACCAGCGTGGCTATGGCGGCAGTGATCGTCCGCCTGCGATTAGCGACTATAACATTCGCACCCTCGCGGCTGATGTCGCGGGTATCGCTCCGGCGCTAGGTCACAAGCAGTTTATTGTGATCGGCCATGACTGGGGTTGTGTTGCAGCGTGGAACACGGCGCTGTTGCACCAGGATACGTGCCGAGCAGTGATGGGGTTGTCTGTGCCGTTTTGGCGTATGTCAGCCACTACAGTGAATCCTCCTGATATGGATGATCGCTTCTGGTACATCCGCTATTTCCAGCAACCAGGGATTGCCGAAGCTGAGATTGAGCGAGATCTCGAACGGAGCCTGCTGTCGATCTACTACACGATTTCTGCTGATGCGCCACCAGCAAGCTTCATGAAACAGTTGGAACATCCAAGAACGAGCGGAGTCCTCGATGCTATGTTGACGCCCAAGCAGCTTCCCTCGTGGCTCTCGCGTGAAGATCTTGATTACTACGTTGAGTAG
- a CDS encoding amidohydrolase: MTTRLPFIDSDAHVIEPVDMFEKYLEPKFRDRMPYACADYKGDPLGFGFELKIPAPNGGEYLMPFGRDPLTGNNSIDKHSHFASLEAGSRIALPGQDDAYAEFARQGFPPQMYKLAMERTGIDYMVVYPSAGLLTTAVPDLEADRAAAYRRAYNNWLHDFCSETEGRVFGAASVDLRDAEEAAREARRCVKEFNFKAVHINPVPVGPHRLYDDFYEPLWNTLEDLNVPLAVHTGTGTDADEMLYYYLPRLRTAQTTVAFTIGNILASTALIMGGVLDRHPKLKVVHLESGAGWVPFWLDRLSASVQGGFRGLDIPGLKMHPMDYFKRQCFIAADPDDPGIKQVIEYLGDENIVTATDFSHPEGRRYEVAVKEMLEVPGVSLESKKKILWDNALKLYPIRP; this comes from the coding sequence ATGACTACCCGTTTACCGTTTATCGATAGTGATGCCCATGTCATAGAACCAGTCGACATGTTCGAAAAATACCTGGAGCCAAAATTTCGTGATCGCATGCCTTACGCTTGCGCTGACTACAAAGGCGACCCCTTAGGTTTTGGTTTCGAGTTGAAAATTCCTGCACCGAATGGCGGTGAGTACCTCATGCCCTTTGGTCGTGATCCGTTAACCGGGAACAATAGTATCGACAAGCATTCGCATTTTGCTTCGCTTGAAGCGGGATCGCGGATTGCCTTGCCTGGTCAGGATGATGCCTACGCAGAATTCGCCCGCCAGGGATTTCCACCGCAGATGTATAAATTGGCGATGGAGCGCACCGGGATCGATTACATGGTCGTGTATCCCTCGGCGGGGTTGTTGACAACCGCTGTCCCTGATCTCGAAGCTGATCGCGCTGCTGCCTATCGCCGTGCTTATAACAACTGGTTACACGATTTCTGCTCGGAGACCGAAGGTCGTGTCTTTGGTGCGGCGTCAGTGGATTTACGCGATGCCGAAGAAGCTGCCCGTGAAGCGCGCCGTTGTGTGAAAGAGTTCAATTTCAAGGCCGTGCATATCAATCCAGTCCCGGTCGGACCGCACCGACTCTATGACGATTTCTACGAACCGTTGTGGAATACGTTAGAGGATCTGAACGTGCCGCTTGCGGTTCACACCGGAACAGGGACTGACGCAGACGAGATGCTCTATTACTATCTGCCGCGATTACGCACGGCGCAAACGACAGTGGCGTTCACTATCGGGAATATCCTTGCTTCCACCGCGCTGATTATGGGTGGCGTACTTGATCGTCACCCCAAGCTCAAAGTCGTGCATTTGGAGTCCGGTGCTGGGTGGGTGCCGTTTTGGCTTGATCGGCTTTCGGCCAGCGTGCAAGGTGGTTTCCGCGGCTTAGATATCCCAGGGTTAAAGATGCATCCAATGGATTACTTCAAGCGGCAGTGTTTCATTGCCGCCGACCCAGACGATCCAGGAATCAAGCAAGTGATCGAGTATCTCGGCGACGAGAACATTGTGACCGCCACCGATTTCAGCCACCCAGAAGGACGCCGGTACGAGGTTGCGGTCAAAGAGATGCTAGAAGTGCCAGGCGTATCGCTTGAAAGTAAGAAGAAGATTCTGTGGGACAATGCGCTGAAGCTCTATCCGATTCGTCCGTAG
- a CDS encoding thiamine pyrophosphate-dependent dehydrogenase E1 component subunit alpha, which translates to MDISKDKLLWIYERMQLIRTFEDRVKVEFSNGKIPGFVHLYAGEEAVAVGICAHLTDADYMTSTHRGHGHCVAKGVDPHGMMAELFGKATGTCKGKGGSMHIADMDKGMLGANGIVGGGPPLACGSGLSAKLKKTDQVTICFFGDGASEQGTLHESLNLAAIWKLPIVFVAENNGYAESTPAHYHCSVENIADRAAAYNMPGITIDGNDVFAVYESAGEAIRRARTGQGPTLLECKTYRFNGHFEGDAQLYKIAADQEKFQKERDPITLFRESVITRGLVSASDFQAIDNRVATQINDAVKFANESPYPDVKETFTDVYVNY; encoded by the coding sequence ATGGACATCAGTAAAGACAAACTGTTGTGGATCTATGAACGGATGCAGCTCATACGTACCTTCGAAGATCGTGTCAAGGTCGAGTTTAGCAACGGCAAAATTCCTGGCTTCGTTCATCTCTATGCTGGAGAAGAGGCGGTTGCTGTCGGCATCTGCGCACATCTGACCGATGCCGATTACATGACGTCAACGCATCGTGGGCATGGGCATTGTGTTGCGAAAGGTGTCGACCCACACGGCATGATGGCTGAGTTGTTCGGCAAGGCGACGGGCACCTGCAAAGGTAAAGGCGGCTCGATGCACATCGCTGATATGGATAAAGGCATGCTTGGTGCCAATGGTATTGTCGGCGGCGGCCCGCCCCTCGCCTGTGGCTCGGGCCTTTCAGCCAAGCTGAAGAAAACAGACCAAGTCACTATCTGTTTTTTTGGTGACGGCGCGTCTGAACAAGGAACGCTCCACGAAAGTTTGAACTTAGCCGCAATTTGGAAACTGCCGATTGTTTTTGTCGCCGAGAATAACGGCTATGCAGAGTCTACACCTGCCCATTACCACTGCAGTGTGGAAAATATTGCCGACCGCGCGGCAGCGTACAACATGCCGGGCATTACCATTGATGGGAATGATGTCTTTGCCGTGTACGAATCCGCAGGCGAGGCGATACGACGGGCACGCACGGGACAAGGGCCAACGTTGCTAGAATGCAAAACCTATCGTTTCAATGGCCATTTCGAGGGCGATGCGCAGCTTTACAAGATTGCTGCCGATCAAGAAAAATTTCAAAAAGAACGCGATCCGATCACACTCTTTCGCGAAAGTGTCATCACCCGCGGTTTGGTCAGTGCGTCTGACTTCCAAGCAATCGACAATCGCGTCGCAACACAGATCAATGACGCAGTGAAGTTTGCTAACGAGAGCCCATACCCGGACGTCAAAGAGACGTTTACAGATGTGTATGTGAACTACTAG
- a CDS encoding alpha-ketoacid dehydrogenase subunit beta, which yields MAERQLNFGQALNEAMRQEMQRDPTVILMGEDVAGGADVDHLQGDEAWGGVLGVTKGLVKEFGRERIIDTPISESGFIGAAVGAAVTGLRPIAEMMFVGFMGVCFDQLLNQGAKLRYMFGGKAKVPVVIRTICGGGYRAAAQHSQVLYSLFTHIPGLKTVIPATPYDAKGLLISSIRDDDLVIFFEDITLGAMKGPVPEEPYAIPLGKADIKRPGNDLTIVAMGKMVHHALKAADDLQQQGKSAEVIDPRTLSPFDEETVLESVKKTGRLVVVDESHPRCSMASDIAAVVADKGFDYLNGPIKMVTAPHTPVPFSPPLEDHYLPNAQKITAAAISLF from the coding sequence ATGGCTGAACGACAACTCAACTTCGGACAAGCGCTGAATGAAGCGATGCGGCAAGAGATGCAACGTGACCCAACTGTCATTTTGATGGGCGAGGATGTCGCTGGTGGCGCGGACGTTGACCATCTCCAAGGTGACGAAGCGTGGGGTGGTGTCCTCGGAGTCACGAAAGGTTTGGTCAAAGAATTTGGCCGTGAGCGCATCATCGACACGCCAATTAGTGAATCCGGCTTCATCGGTGCGGCAGTCGGTGCTGCCGTCACAGGTCTACGTCCCATCGCTGAAATGATGTTCGTCGGCTTTATGGGCGTATGCTTCGATCAACTGCTCAACCAAGGGGCAAAGCTCCGCTATATGTTCGGCGGCAAGGCGAAAGTGCCAGTAGTCATTCGCACCATTTGTGGTGGTGGCTATCGTGCAGCCGCGCAACACTCGCAAGTCTTGTATTCGCTCTTCACGCACATTCCCGGATTAAAGACAGTTATTCCAGCAACGCCGTACGACGCCAAAGGGTTGCTCATCTCATCAATTCGTGACGACGACTTAGTCATCTTCTTTGAAGATATCACTCTTGGTGCGATGAAAGGCCCAGTACCAGAAGAGCCGTACGCTATTCCCCTCGGCAAAGCCGACATCAAACGTCCAGGCAATGATCTTACTATAGTCGCGATGGGGAAGATGGTTCACCATGCGCTTAAGGCAGCTGACGATTTACAACAACAAGGCAAGAGTGCCGAAGTCATCGACCCACGTACACTTTCACCATTTGATGAAGAGACGGTGCTGGAATCGGTCAAAAAGACCGGACGGCTCGTCGTTGTCGATGAGTCGCATCCGCGGTGCAGCATGGCCTCCGATATTGCTGCAGTCGTAGCGGATAAAGGCTTCGACTATCTCAACGGTCCAATCAAGATGGTAACGGCACCGCATACACCAGTGCCGTTCAGTCCGCCTCTTGAGGACCATTACTTGCCGAATGCGCAGAAGATTACGGCGGCAGCTATTTCCCTTTTCTAG